The DNA region CTGTCAGGAATTTCACCATCATAGCGTCACATGATTCAGATTCCTTCCTAGAGCACAGTTCCCTGTAAAGTCTTATGTTTCCTTAGTAGTGATACACACAGGAGCATTTCTATGTTTGGAGTCCTGGCTTATTCCCGTGCACGCTTCCGTTGTATCATTGCTGACAGCTGTCAACCTTCTTATTATCTTAcccgctcactcactcactcacttactcactcactcactcactcactcctatCCCACCTTCCTGTTTTACCGTCATTCTTCCCCCTCTAATATTGTATGTCGAGGCTTCCTGTGTTGCTCATGAACTTCTTACTTCAGAAAGGTCCTCTCTTAAAGAGTGCTTAGACACTACAGCCTCGTACAACAGGATTCTTTCCTTTTCTAGATACAGTAAAccgtagtgtgtgtgtatatactttATACATTAGGATAGTATTTCACTGACTGCTTTTTGGACTAAACAAGGACCTTTTTTACCAGCTTCTGCAATGCTTCCACAGGTAACCTGAGCATTGGGATTCTATCACTTGTATAGGACATAATGGTCAGGTGCATCTTTTAACTTAACAACATTACagaatttaacatttttattatttgctaGTTTAGTATTTGCACACTCGGACTGCTGTGTCTTTTGAGTCAGTTGGCTCAATTGGTGAAAACTTGTGGGTTTCTGTATGAATTGCCAAGAGAAATAACACTACATGCAGCATAATGTCCGTTTCTTGACTCTGTCTACTGTTGTGCTTTTCAGGAGCGACAGCGCCTAGAAACGATCTTATCTCTGTGCTCAGAGCTGGGCAAGGCTGAGCGGGATGGAGGTGCCATGACTACTAGTCCCGCCTCAGCCGTGGCAGACTTGCAGAAGATCAACCAAGAACTTGAGAAGCTCCAAGTgaatgacgatgatgatgacttGACCTCTGTCTTTTCGGACTCGTTGACCATTGAAACAACAGGGAATGGACACATAACCTCCCCTGGGTCCGAGAACGGGTACTATGACGATGACCTACAGGTACAACAGAGGTACAGAAGTGGACATAAAGACAGCAGGGCAGAATCACCTGCCATTAGTCTGGGAGGCTTTGCACCTTCACCTTCTGCTCGTGCACAGAGGACTAAAGAGGTACGAGAGATAAATAGCTATTTCAAGTGTTCATTAACATTTTATCCATGTGATTTTTGTGAATACAATGATATAGAATGGTATGATTTATAATAATGCTGATGTTTTAAGTAATACCTTTCTTTACCAGGCTCTAGATGATGCATCTTGTCAGCAAGGACAGAATGTAAGGCCTTCTGAGGAAGAAGTAAGATGTgttgaggaggagaggatccaGGTGCTGAACAACATGGAGGAGCTAGAGCGGAAAATCAAAGACCTGGACAATCAAATAGAAGAATCTGCCCAAGAGGTAGAGCGATTGAAAGAGCAGGAGGATAAATAACCGCGTTATAAAGTGTTACTGTTAATAGACGTTAACAGGTGTAAATCAAACAACCGTTATTTTGCATTTACCCAAGGTGGAGGTTGAGCGAGCTCTGGTGGAGGCTGAGCAGGAGTCAGAGGTGGCTGCTCTCCAGCAGGAAAAGGATGCTCTGGAAGCTCTTCACAGCAAAATTGCTGACCTGGAGACAAAGTCCcaacaagaaaaggaaaaggtatTTGACAAGCAAAGTGTACAGGGGAACAGTACGCGACTGGTTGATATTTCAATGACTGACACTTTACACTTGAATGCGTTAATCCAAAGAGTAAGGTCTGATGGTCTTTCTGCTAATTGTTTGTGAGATTAATGTAAAGATTCATAAATATTTTCGGGCAAATGAAAGAAACTTGATTCTGAAGCCGCCTTCTGGTTAAAACATGTGACCAGGACTGTGCAGTTTGCTTTCTGAGATGTAGATGTGCTTGTGGTGTGAACTACATACACCTGGAGGCTGTAGTGTGCAGAGGGGTCATGTGACCACCGGTTAGGCGTTAATCCTTCTCATGCTGTCTGTGGTCCAAATATAAATCTGCTAATACTCTCCAGGATGTAGCGGTCACGTCATCACATCCttacacacactgctgcacaacAACACTACCAGTAAGCGGCCAGTAAACAGGACATCTGGCACCTATGGCAAAGAGACTGATTGGCTACACTCCATGATCAAAACCTGTGTCTCCAAACTCTGAGTAGGAAAAGTCCAGAGATGCTTTGGGCACCTTTTGTATGATGTGGCACTTGTGGAGGATCATTTAATGGTAACCTTCTGCTGATCCATTCTATACATCATCTTCTCATCAGTCATTACCATTCAAACATATTAGGAGATATAGGCCATGATGCTATTCATTCCACCCTCCTGCATTAATATTTACTCAATCGCTCCCTACTTCACCATCCCTTTTGCAgattttaccccccccccccccgcctctaGGCTGATCTTGCTGACCTGGTTGTCATAGTAACTAACTGTGTTTCCCCACTCCAACTAACGCTGCCATCCTCTCTGtcctgtgcgcgtgtgtgtgcgcgcgtgtgtgcacgtgtgtgcgcgtgtgcgtgcggtgTATTTATATGTACACATGAACAAACGTGTACacgcctgtgcgtgtgtgtgtgtgtctgcgtgcatgcgtgccAGGCGAGTGAGTTGCTGCAGGCAGAGAGGGACAGAGTAGAGAGGTTGGCTCAGATTGTGTGTGAGCAGCGCTCCCAGCTGGACAGCTGCCCTGAGGCCACCAAGGAGCCCCTGCAGGAGCAGCTAGCCAGggtcagtacacacacacgaacagcCTCATCCCTACAACACACATAACATACATTTGAAGACAATACCCAACCAACATTTGAACTGAAGCAGATATAACCGCAGTATACAATATGTGCACATATTGGTTCTCAGACAGTATGCACAGGTGTTGACATGACTTCAAAGATATGGGCTGCTCTCCTGCTTGAACCTGCATGTAAGAATGCATGCATCTTTGTTACGTGAGCTAACGTCTCTTCTTCCACTCATCCTGCTTGATTTGCAtagtttttctcctctctgaatTTTCGGGTTTATTTGTGTACACATCACTTTGTTCTATTGTAAAGCTATAAAAGAAAGGTAATAGCTTTAAGAAACTGTTGAGCTTTTGGAGAAATGCACTGATGTATGGTCAAAAGCTTGTGGGTACtctgtttgtttacacatttgttgAAGAGACAGCACTTTCAAATGAGCTGTATTCATGGGTATGCTTACTGTGTGTTACATGTTGCACGTTAACCAAGACACCGATTATTCATTGATCTGCATGACAATTCATGAGTTAGTGGTCTGAGTGTCTGGCTTTGTATCTGTCAGGGTGGTTTGTGATGAGAAGGTGCTTTTTGAGTCATGATTCCTTGTGTATTTTTGTTCGTCTTAAAGTGGTTCAAATGGTGTGTATGACTCCAGATCATCAGCCTAAACGCCCCTTTCAAGTTTTTGTGTTGGGCACAATGTCTTTCTTATGTCTCTgcactgtgtgtatatatttgtcTTGCCAATTGTCATGTGCGTTATTTTTGTGTCTGCCTGTCAGGATTGTGAGACGCTtgagacagagacaaagcgTTTTGAGGACCTGGagtttcagcagctggaaaaggagAGCAGGCTGGATGAGGAGAAAGAGACTTATACACAGCAGCTTCTCCGGGATATCGCTGATTATCAGCGAAGCATGGTCACACGAAAGGTAAAAGAACTAAGTGTGGATAAAAAAAGTATACATTACaggtttttatttatgaaaaaacTGCAGTAATATGTTGTGAAACTAATCCACTTTAATTGGCGTACCTTGAAAATAAtgtttaaattatatatatatagctgtGCGCCGCCTAATAGGTGGTGACATTCTGTGTTACACATGTCATCTGTCATATTCTTCATAGATGAGCAAGGTATCGGTTCTGAACTTGTTGTCCTTTTCCTTCAGGAGCGAGTCCTAACTCTGAAGAAGCAGGCAGCACAGATTACCCAGCAGGCACAGCGAGAGAAGGAGAGCTTTTTGAAAGAGAGGACCAACCTTGAGTTGATGCTGCAAAGGGTATGAGAATAACCACATTTCCAATTTTTAGGGCTTCTCTCTAAATAAATAAGATgttaattttattatgttccCATTTAaaatttttcttctttttcttataTTTGTAGGAGAAAGAAAACCTCGCCTCACTGGAAAAGAAGTACGCTGACCTCACCGGTGGCCGGGCTTTCACTCTAAGAGAGGTAGGATGGACTGATAACAGGAGGCCGCATGAGAGCTGTCGTCCTCTTTGGACACTTTCAGAGTCCACTGAAGcctcatcatttcatcattctTCTTGGTTGGggtctccctctctgctggcCAGGGCACAGCCTCTCTGGCTGATGTGTGTCAGTCTTTAAGTGATCATTGCCATGACACCACTTCTGCCGCCTTCAGTCCTTCAGTCAACCTGTGTACCCTCTCGTACTTGATTTCCTCTATTTTCCTCAAGAACGTTGAGGTAatttttgttttgcacagtGATCTAGATTGTTTAATAACTGCATGCTCAATAATCCTTTACTTCTGATATAACCTTGTTTAATTGTGTGTTGACTTGTTCACTCATGTTAACCTTGAACTTAAATAACCATGTTTCTTATTGACAAGGACCTCTGTTTTTTGCCGCTAAATTCTGCATCATTCTTAAAACTAATGTTTGTTAAAGCATTTTAATATGGCTGACTCAGCACTTCAtgcttctccctcaccccttaTCTCTCCTATTTCTCCACCTGATACTTTCCAGGGCTATGTCACAGTCAGTGAAATCAATGAGCTTTACTCACAGCTTGGGGGGGACCCTAAACTTCTCCCCACTCTGGCCAATGCCTCTCCCGAGTCCAAGGCCAATTCCTCCCCTGAAGATGACACCCCCAATCTACCAGtggatgaggtgtgtgtgtgtgtggtggtatAAAAGCCTTGAAGTTTATTATACGGTGAATTATGttctttccctcttttctcttttacaCTATTTCAGTTTCTTGactctgtttcttttttcttttttaagctCTGTTACTCCTCCTGTCCTGGCGTTTGCcacttttcttcttcctcctctccctcctccaatCTAAAGCCTCGTCCCCTCCCCAAAACGCCCTCTGTGCATTGGCCAGAGAACATGGTGTCATATCGATACCCCTCCCCCATACCTGactctcccccacctcccctccctGTCAAAAAACACCACCATCGACACAGGCAggtaatgtgtgtgtctgtgtatcacACCGCCAGCGATTTTGTGTCATGACCAGTTTATTGTCATGAAAAACCTGCTGCACCCTTACCTACCTGGTTTCTTATCATACCTGATAAACCTTTATGACCAATGACACATAATTGTACTGTGTTTACCAGCATTTCCGATTGTTGGAGGAAAGGAAGAGGTCTGACAGAGAATTTGGGTCCCATGTCAGTGACACATTACCCAGGAAGAAAACCGCTCCTATTATGACACCCCAGTTCACATGTGCAACACTTGGACGCAGCTTCCCCACCAAGGTACACACAAATGTGGATCTATTTGTACACATGGCCATTTTTTAAACATCGACAACTACAGAATTTACTCTCTTTAAAACAATTCCTTTTATACTTTAAAAAATGGGAACCAGAGGTTTTTGATTAACTTAAAATGTTGCCTCCTCTTATTGCTCAACAGGCCCACCAGCCCCTGGTACAGAGCACAAGTTGTGGCAGCATTCTGCCAAGAATGTTCTCCTTATCCAACAAGGAAACAGATTCTCGCCGTCCACATAAAGGTACATGtacaaatgcaaatgaatgtgTGCTTTACTTCACACGACTCCATGAttcagatgttttgtttttttacatacaGTCTCACAGTCACATGGAAATCCAACTTGTATGGTGACAGTATTCCTGAGaggtttgtgtgggtgtgctcctcttttgtttatctgtcagaGGAGATAGGAATGTAAGTGAAGGAAGGCTGCTCCATGAAGTGGTGTCAAGCGTAGTGTATACGAAGGACAAAGTCTGGTCAATTATGAAACAGTCATCAATTCTCATCACCTACCAGATTTTTActcttgttgcttgttgctctAGTGTTTGATGCAAATTGTGTTTTACAAattaaggtttaaaacctttttatagaaaacccaacaaattccaCTAGCACAAGCTTTTGAAAATGCAAACGAGTGGGATTTGTTCATAAAATGTATTCATGTTCTGCAATAGTTTTTGGATGCTGTGTCATTTTACTGATACAATCTGAGCCCTGGgtctttttttgtccttttggACCCTTGATCAGCTCATCAGAGGGTTGGTTCTGCTGCACTGGGCAGATGGTATGTGTTCCTTCCTGTATTCGGAGGCTGGGTTAGTCTATCTTCAAAGTATCTTTGCTTGTAATTTTGTCCTCATTCCTTCTAGGGCTTCATTCGTAGCTCCACTATTTGCACACACTTTGATTAGAGCAGTTGCACTATTAAGGTGTTGGCTGTGCTTGCACACTTTACAGTGGCGGGGCATTGTGATTCAGAATTCAAGCCATCTGGGCAAAGCGCTGTCCCAGAGGATGTGACACAGTCGGGTACTACAGTTGCTGCACATACAGACAAGTGACGTGTAAGTAATGTTCCTAAagttgtctttttgtgtttgcttgcaTGCCTTTCAGGTCAATCCACACCCCGAGCATCTTCCCAAACAAACATTTACCTCGATGCGTTTGGGTATCGTGACAACCAGGCCTTCGACACAATGAGTCTGGATAGTACCGACTCTATTGAAACCAGCATCTCAGCCTGCTCACCAGACAACATCTCCAGGTGTGTTTGATAGgcatatttatttgtgtattttcacACATGCATGTCTGTGGATATTATTAAAAGTAGTTTTTGATCTGCCGTATATGAATTACCACTATTGTATCATTGTGAAAATTAAAGTTGCAAGTTGGAAGAAAAACTAACAAtaagtaaagtaaataataGGAGGACAAAGAATGACTAGAATGCAGTTAATGAGAAAAGTGTGTGGAGAGATTTGCCGCCTTTCACGGTCCCTCCTTGGAGAATAGGATCTGTAGAAGTGTACGTTATGGTTTGAGGGGAGCTTCATTTAAAATTGCTGGAGTCAGGTTACAGAAGGCGGAAAGCGGGTTCTGTGCATGTTTACGGTGAAGCTCCTCGGGTTTCGATTAACTGAGCGAACCGGCACGAGTGTGGAGGAGCGTTTGGGGCTCCCGCTCCCCGTCTGGACTAAACCAAGTGTGCTTGCTCTCCTTTCTGCTTTTCATGTTGGACGCATCTGTCTTTTGTCGCCACCCCCTCCCTGCTCTGAATGGTTTGCTCTTTGTTCTGCACTGACTTTGCAGAGTTGCAAATCATTTGCAGATTGACCCTTCTGTATTTATAGTGTTCTTGGCGCGGGTTGTTTCTCAGTATGAATCTCAGTATGGCTCCGGGTGGATTGTGTTGTTCCAGTATAGGCTGGATTGGAATACGTGTGGTGGAACCTGGATCAGTTCTTGGCAAACAAGTAGTTTCATGGTAGAAGTGATGCTCTCGACCTTTTGGGAATACAAGTTCTCCTGCTTGAAGCGTTAGATTTAAACCGGACTGGGTCAGTATGAGTGTGACCTCATCTCATTTTCGGAGGTAAGACTATGGCAAGGGGATTAAAGCTCTTATAATGACACTCAAGATGCACTGGATTATTGTTCATGCAATATAAGTCGTTAGTCATTTCaagtaatttctttttttttttctaaataataATTACCAGCACAGCTGGTTAAACTAATAgcctttaataataaatgtcaGCTAATACTGGCAGGATGTAGAGTGTGATCTATTCATGGTGCTGACATAACATCAAAgtggaaacactgaaacaaattggattttttttcttgttccttCATCACTTCTGGTTCCtcccttttttacatttttttgttgcttttctctctctctctctctctctctctctcgtgcccgcccgctcactcactctctcactcttgTTTACACCGAGTCTAATGTATGCCATTCATCTTAACAATGTTATGACATCATCGCAGATCAACACTGGGTATCAATTTCCTGTTGGCTCTGGATAAGACacaatctgtgtctgtgtctgtgtttgagctTAAAACCGACCAAGGGGAAAATGCTGTTCAACAtgacaagacacacacacacacacacacacacacacacacacacacacacacacacacacacacacacacacacacacacacacatccctctGATGTTAGTTAGGAATTCTTGTCATGTGTAGACCATTGTAAATTTGAAAGACTTGGAGCAAACTATGCCTGTTGTCCAAACTTTCATAGCCTTTACATCTGGACATTTATTTCTAATAACCTTCCCCTTTTGATTAAACACCCGAGCTTGGATAAACATAGAGTAATCAAGGGACGGAGCCTTTAGGCGGGAAATTGAAATGGTATACTGTAGGACTCTGTGAGCTCAGCATTTACTTTTTCTTTGTTGCGGCTGTTTTAGaacttatttatattttttctaaCCTTTTTTCtcgtgtgtgttttggttttgtccAGTGCAAGCACGTCCAACGTGGCCAAGCTGGAGGAGATGGAACGTCTGCTGAGAGAGGCCCAGGCCGAGAAGAACCGCCTGCTTGAGTACAAGGTCATTACACAGTCCTCATCACAATCTCTTGTTCATGTTGGAGCATGAGATTCAGCAGGCTGACACCACTTGTGGCAGTGCTTTGTTTACCATATCTAGTTGTTGCTGTCTGACAAAATAATGTATTAGGAACAAGAGATGGAAATGCGAAAGCAGGCGCtcgatgaggagaggaggaggagggaggagctggagaagaagcTACAGGATGAGACGAGCAGACGGCAGAAACTCATCGACCGGGAGGTGAAACTGCGAGAGAAACAGAGGGCACAGGTAGGATAGAAAGAGAGGACACACGGGGGAGCTGTTTACTGTGTGTATGCAGCTCCCCCTCTTGCATGGTTTCAGTTACATGCTGACTGAATATAAGCTTCACCAATCAACCTTCGCTCTCTTCCCCGCGCCTGCAATTTCTGGAAGCAGACGAAAGAATCTAATAATAAATTTATCTATGAGTTGTGGAACACAAAGGAAATTCTAAATACTTCATTTTCTGAAACACTTCTTTTTAATAAGCCCAGtcactctgtcttttttttccccctagTCCCGGCCGCTGACACGGTACCTTCCAGTGAGGAAGGACGACTTCGACCTGCGGGCTCACATTGAGTCAGCAGGCCACAACACAGACACGTGCTTCCACTTGTCCATCTCTGAGAAAACGTGTCGAGGCTACTTGATCAAGATGGGAGGCAAAATCAAGACGTGGAAGAAACGCTGGTTTGTCTTTGACCGCAACAGACGCACTCTGTCTTACTATGCAGGTGAGACGGAAGACACCAATGCCTGTGATGATATATGGGATTGAttcatatatttatgtatttcctTCTTTATTGTCGTCTTTAGACAAGCATGAAGCCAAGCTGAAAGGAGTCATTTACTTCCAAGCAATTGAGGAAGTATATTATGATCATTTGAAGAACGCGCACAAGGTTTGCACacatgcttctttgtgtgtatgtgtgtacggGTCGGATACAACATCATCTTTACCTTCTGCTTCCGTCCCCCAGAGTCCAAACCCCTCGCTGACCTTCAGTGTAAAAACTCATGACCGCGTCTACTACATGGTCGCTCCGTCCCCTGAGGCCATGAGGATCTGGATGGACGTGATCGTCACAGGCGCAGAGGGATACACCCAGTTCATGGTGTAGCAAAGGGATGACGGCAGCACGCTACAACACACCTCTTCTGTGGTGttctatttttgtatttgttggaCTTTGAAATCGTCCATAATAACTTTCAGGAGAAATGAACTATGCTAGTGTTCAACACAGTGCCTTATGTTGGGTTCAGTTATGCCCTAAGAGATTAAAATGTGTCATGGACGAACACACAACATTTCTCCTTCACTTGTTTGTTAGATTGTTTGATGTATGATATAATCCTTATTAGACCAGTTCATACTTAACAACCGATACACGTGAATATAGTAGAATATGATGAGCTGTTCATTGTTGATTTAGGTTCATAAACTATTATCGTGGCTTACTCAGGAATCACATGAGCATGTTTGAAGATATAAACATTTGTGCTAAAGAAGTGCTTTTTGTGTCTGTCCTGAACTTCAGACGTAGCTCCAAGGTGCTATTTTTCCACGGTGAATGACTAATATAAGGTCACGCCTTTTATACATTTGTGGTGTAACTATATAGTCAACATGAGGATTAGCAGTCACTTGTTGAATGAATTAGTAATCATCAGAGAGTAATTCTATACTTAAAACGTTTTTTGGTGTCAGGTGATTTCTTTTTTAACAATAATAACTCTTTATATGCTATAAATTGTCatatttgtacattttgttGTAGTTATTGTTGTCTCATGATCCATTATCATCGTGTATCTATTCTTCTTTGTGCCTTTTATCATATTTGGCAGGATTTTGACATGTATGTTTCCTGTATTTCAAGGACTATATGTATTGATATGCAAAGTGCCAATGGAGAAATTTGGCATAAACATAACTTTGTAGGATGAAGTTGCCTTTTGAAGCTGGCTCTATGGTACATGTACACAGATCAGAGGTGTAGTATTGAAGCCTCACTGAGTGTGTGCTGCTTTGGTCCATTAGCTTTCATTACATTGCTTTTATTACCACTAGTTTGTGTTTTCACCTAAAGGAGCTTTACATTGTTTGCTTCCCAAGTATTTCCTGTTGTATTTATGACTGTACCAATGCATGTaactatttttttatatttctgcaaaaataaacaaaacatctaTTTTGTGCAACAGCCTTGTTTCAGTAACTTAAAGCCCTTTATAGAGGGCCACCTACAGTAAGCAGGGAGAAGCATCCAGCGCTACGGTCATGGTGGATGATGTCTGCTTTGTGTTATACCCGGTCAAAGACCTGACTGTGTTATACCTTCAGTGCTGTCATCCTTTTATCTCCATCCATTTCTTTGAAGTTGCATTCCACGCTTTTCTTCATCATCTTGTTCTGCCACTCCTGGACATATGCAGATGCATATGTCCAGGAGTGGCTTcgttgtttcttcttctttcctcttctgctttctctcttctctgtccCTCTCGTTCTTCTGTCATGAATCCTACACAGATCTTCTTATTTGCCATCGTGACGTTgcttcttccttctctctcttttcttcttctctttcaattcaaacacaaaacagcagcgATTATTAACTTGTTTGACTTTTGACAACTTACAGCTTTTCCCATTTACTCAAACACTGTCTGATATCACACAGGTGGGCTCGCGTGGGGTTTAAACAGGTGACACACTAAAAACAGAACTTGTTGCATCTTTAGATGTCATGAAGTCATGTTATTCAAGTATGTCCGTACACACTTGAATGACATGACTTCAACAGCATTGTATTATTTTAGTGTCTACGTCTTGTTTTATGTTCCTACTGTAACTAGACAGAAGAAATGAGTAACCTGGATGTGGTGTTTGAGCCGAGACGGTAAAACCTATGTTAGACACTAAATGACCCCGGTACGGCGCTGTTTCTCCCTCTGAAAGCAAACGTTGAATAAACTATCGGATTTGACACAGTTACTTTACGGTAGGGTTTacaacagtgttttattattggTCCGATATCAGTGCACATGATTATTATTGAAATTGACCCTGACTTTGTTATGTTTGTAAGTCTATATTTAACTACATTAAATGACCTTGgtgaatttattttaatgaacGCTGCAAAACTTCACctcaacattaacattaacccTGTCAgataaatgcaaaataaaacatccGCTAGTCCGTTTTGTTCATGTGCAACTGAGAAACTTTACTAATTAAAAATCAAACATCTTTCTTGCACCTTCATATTATCTGAAGCATAACTAATAACACTAAGTTTTTTGCAAGCAGGTGAGTAAATTCCCTGCTGTCTTAAcaaaattagtttttattaAACAGACATAAAACGAGTAAACCAGTCGCTTTGACGTAGCTCTGAAACTCTTACTGCTCTGTCTTTGTCCACTCAGTCCAGTAACGCAGCTACTGACAGAACTGGGCCTGGGCGCGTGATTGCGTTTCCATGGGAACATGAATTTAGGCCCAGTCGCCATTTTGAATCACAAAAAATGACCACCAATAATCAATTAACATGGAATAAATCACATTAAACCCCTTTCCAACTATAAAATCAAATACAAAGAGCATATTAAACAGTTGTAAGGAGCAAAGTTACATGTAGGCTAATACAAAAAGCAGCATATCTGTTCTAACCT from Betta splendens chromosome 4, fBetSpl5.4, whole genome shotgun sequence includes:
- the phldb2b gene encoding pleckstrin homology-like domain family B member 2 isoform X5 codes for the protein MPEVAGPASVLKSEMMFQAESDHMSPVEPKSPPLDLIDTGKGLKVQTATPHLVSLGSGRLSVAITLLPLKEGVTRIGREDAPIPQDITIQGPGIEAEHCLIINEGGVVTLDPCGHLCSLDGVQVTVPTPLTQGYSLCLGKSYFFRFNHPAEASRMKSMIPQKSPVSALAYNTDYLKFSSDYSHSVVGGTSSARGMRSASELRELMDTLQRKKIALENSLRANGNANPSYFSVTESPPTTPITSPTTSSSAYQEQARRFYGKPAPGRRSDPSTRTSVGRSQDSFGDGRRLNIQGSSPLLSTWNGGGSSTSVAGSDSFLLSLPPSSSRIPSTGGTTSMPSSPRLGRRSFGIQETSQSSRTRKYSAGSLSGVMAAAQSRSLPRLCPSPSPRDNNGGLTLSTLPPRKTDTAGSYKFSKDYNINNSQGTSPELNHISSSARQQTSRTVSQNTTEVESVVSISLSSPKNMTSVSSTITPPDVTIPARAEGSSSPRVAKKLSLTSTSSVGSISSASSSPPATERGVSHGLAGLEPSGAERERQGVNVELSGTSGERSSFGKAGVEPGFGLGERRQSFGKAGVTPPGGFRERRGSISSLSGKEELTDYHQRQKEERLREQEVERLERQRLETILSLCSELGKAERDGGAMTTSPASAVADLQKINQELEKLQVNDDDDDLTSVFSDSLTIETTGNGHITSPGSENGYYDDDLQVQQRYRSGHKDSRAESPAISLGGFAPSPSARAQRTKEALDDASCQQGQNVRPSEEEVRCVEEERIQVLNNMEELERKIKDLDNQIEESAQEVEVERALVEAEQESEVAALQQEKDALEALHSKIADLETKSQQEKEKASELLQAERDRVERLAQIVCEQRSQLDSCPEATKEPLQEQLARDCETLETETKRFEDLEFQQLEKESRLDEEKETYTQQLLRDIADYQRSMVTRKERVLTLKKQAAQITQQAQREKESFLKERTNLELMLQREKENLASLEKKYADLTGGRAFTLREGYVTVSEINELYSQLGGDPKLLPTLANASPESKANSSPEDDTPNLPVDEHFRLLEERKRSDREFGSHVSDTLPRKKTAPIMTPQFTCATLGRSFPTKAHQPLVQSTSCGSILPRMFSLSNKETDSRRPHKGQSTPRASSQTNIYLDAFGYRDNQAFDTMSLDSTDSIETSISACSPDNISSASTSNVAKLEEMERLLREAQAEKNRLLEYKEQEMEMRKQALDEERRRREELEKKLQDETSRRQKLIDREVKLREKQRAQSRPLTRYLPVRKDDFDLRAHIESAGHNTDTCFHLSISEKTCRGYLIKMGGKIKTWKKRWFVFDRNRRTLSYYADKHEAKLKGVIYFQAIEEVYYDHLKNAHKSPNPSLTFSVKTHDRVYYMVAPSPEAMRIWMDVIVTGAEGYTQFMV